The Tachysurus fulvidraco isolate hzauxx_2018 chromosome 19, HZAU_PFXX_2.0, whole genome shotgun sequence genomic sequence GCACATTCGCATATCCACATACCTCCCATGTGGCACAGAGGTCTGACTCATGGTAGATACATTTCCCATTCTCGTCTTTTGGATAGAACGTATCTCCTGGCTAGGGCCATTACAATAAAACATATGCAATTCAATTGAAATACAAACAGAATTTCTGTTGGTGGATTTTCTGCATTATAATAAATTGTGGATGATGCGAGAAGGGTTAGAAGAACCTTAAAAGCTATTGGGAGTTCAATGATGTAGAGATCCACATAGTCCAGCTGTAGAGCTTGGAGAGTTCGTTCCAATGCTGGTCTCACAAGCTCAGGAGGATGAAACGTGTTCCATAACTGGGAcgggaaacaaaacaaagtggtCAGATTTTCAGTTTGTGGAAGTGAAAAGATATGACAAAATCAATTAAAAGTGGGGTATCAAGTCAAACTTCTTTATCGAACACAAATTAAAGTCTATAAGCAAAGATACATTAAATTTTGTACTACTGCTTCAAATTTCCTATAAACTGTAAAATGCAATAAGACAAGCAAGAGGCTAATAGTCCTTGCTCAAAGTCAAGTGGTTACAGTATCATATGTTTACagatgaaaaatgtattttttttttgtctcaaatGAAAGtataagaaatgtattttttactgaaaaaatgtattttcaatATATCAATAAAATATGTGGAAAATATATTTGGAATAGATTTTCATTTTGCAACATTTGACTTGATTTCTGACTTTTTTGCATTAATGAACACAGCTGCAAAACATCTGTATTTAGTTTTttcaataatttaataatgaacaatgcccattatttatgaataaataatgcatgcagatgaaaatgtgaaacatattaagaaaatacaaataatttaaatgtatgaatACAACATGCTTATTCATCTGACACTCGTATTAGTAGCCAAGCAAAAGGGAATTGTATTAGCCTTCTTGTAGCCATCTTTAGTTACTAAATGACTCTGTAGTAAAGCCGGGTTTTACACTGTGCGATACCGGTAGCATTTTACTGTTAGAACTTGTCACACAACACGAGATGTTCCCAGATAGAGAACACGTGGTCTTCATGTCAAATTGCATAATGAACATAGTTACCTCATATGTTGTGCCATACTGtgtcatacatacagtactgggTCTACAGTCGTTCTAAGGTCTTCAACTGGACAAGTATGATAATAAATACACTCCGTGGAATGAGCGTTTGTGTGCTACATCAAGCTACACCCCTGGAAGACGTATTTAACCCTTTACTTCGTATTTTGTCCTTCCATGATGCGATATGAGAAATAAGTGTGATGACACATTACACAGACATTCTGCTTTCTGCTGCAATTCAACAAACCTCTTCTGTTCTTGTTTTAACTGCAGTATGTTTCCCTTAACTGTCGCCATCACCGTTACTATCTGTATATATCCTGTGAGTTTTGAGCAATCCTAAATCACAATTTTTCGGCTCTCTTTTTAACTAAATTAGCCTCTTTCTGAGAATGTCACTTTTTGCATTCATAGACCACTCATTTCAAATCACGACCAAAGAAGATCCTTTACGATGTACGATTGATCCTGCAATAGCAAAGTCAGCCTGAATACCGTCCAGTGTTTATCAAAGTACAAATATTAGAAGTGCTTTTCACCTTTGCACAGCGTTTCACTGACGACGTAGTCCTAACACCTGATTTTGCTGCATCGATTCAAATCAGCAACGAGTGGTTCTAGCTAAGAAAAAAGATATTTGTCCTTTACCTTTCCACAGTAGAAAATGTCCTCTCTTTTCACTATTCCTTCCGCAATTTTGTCTCGGATGGCTTGGCCCACTTCATGCTCATTGAAATACACCAAGGCTCCATCGATATGCCTGTATCCAACCTCTATGGCCAGCTTGACTGCGTTATATGTGGTTCCTTTTGGagtctataaaaataaataaataaataaataaaataaaaagataagataaaataaaaataacaataattaaaataataataataaaaagccaaAACGGATAAAGCACAAGAACATGAATGAAGAAATTAGTTAACAGCCACTTACTGTCCCAGGGTCTCCATAAGTCCCTATACCAATTAGAGGGATTTTCAACCCATTACTCATAGTGACAGAATGATTCTCAGCTGTCAGCTCCATTTCTTTAAAACAGATAGTCACAAGAACCACTGTATTTCCAAATCAGACAATAAAGAGCTAGACTTCGTATTGACAGCTCTACAAGGAACACCACAAGCAGGTTAACCAGTAACGCTTTCTGGTCATGAGCATTGACCCCTGTGCAGAGCTGATATTTCCTTTTCTGCGATGAATCACAAAATGTAATCTTTCTGATCTCGGGTGTGTAGAGGTCACACTTAGGTCAATGCTATTCAAAATAAACgttaatgtgtaaatgttttggtAGTGATCCAATAAAAGGTGATCCAATAACCCATATAATTCACTGTAAACCAATCTTCACTAATGCAAAGTAAACTTGCAGTCATGTACAAAGTCTTTCCAGGACAATCAGGAAGCTACAAGCAAGTCTTTTAAATTGTTATAATTGCTTTGTGAGTCGAGAGACTGTGTTTATTCTTATGCATCATTAGGTATATATCAAAATATACATCATTAAGTATATACCTgattattaatactaatatcAGTTAGTTGTAGTAGTCAGTAATGTTTATTAgctatgtgtaaaataaaaaaaaataaataaataaaaaaacaccaaccgGAAGTTTTCAAATTTGGTGTTCTCCCTCTAGATGTAGCAAGTCCAGCCTCTGGGTGAAGGAGTGTCCAGAAACGCGGAAAACAAACGCGGAGTAAATTTGACACGTCACGCTTACCGTAGTCATTTCCGCGGCCTCGTTACATCGGTTGCGTCTCAAATACATTCAATTTTAATACCAACTGCACTAGGTAGGCGCTATACGCGGCAGGATCTTATACAGCGTAGTGCACTTAGGTAGGAAGTAAGGAATTGTATTTGAATGCCTGTCCATCTGTTCGTTAGCTACCGAGCGATAAACACAATCTCAGAGCTAGTTACATTTCTACAAAAGCTTTGTGTTGGATGCAGTGTTtgtaaacactgaacactaatagcCGGAATATATTGTTTGTAATAGTGTGTTTCGTCGAAAACGAATTTcttctgtatatgtatatatgtgtatatgtatattttttgtttaatagttAACGTTTAGCTTGCTAGCTCGCTGTCACGGTAACGCGATTGGACTTAGCTAGTTGTATTTCCAGTGTTACTTGTTAGCACTTAGCTATGAGAGCGTTAGTCGTTAATACAAACGTGCCTTCAGTAAAGCAGTAGTTAGCAGCGATGTACAACGGTTACATTCgatacattttataaacaccCGAAAGCTTCCATGATGCCACCAGCATGCGATTGCTGACGAcggttttttattgttgtacgTGTGCATTACTGTTATTAGGAAGTTAGAACATCCAGAGACGTTTTGTGCTTTAAAACCATGGAGGAAAACGGGGAACCGATAGAATCTGACGATATCGTGATTATCGTGGAAAACGAGGCGGAGAGCAAACCGATCCAAGAGGCCAAGCCGAAAGAGGAGAGCAGCTTGGGCCTGCTGGACATCTGTCCCCTGTGCAAGCTCAGCTTCCACAGCAGGGAACCCAAACTGCTGCCCTGTCTGCACTCCTTTTGCAAAAGATGCCTTCCTTCTCCATCGAGGAACCTGGCGTACACAGAGCAGAGCACCAACCACCAGATGCCGTCTGATGGACAAGGCAAGCCATGTATGGTCACCTTCACATCATCCTCATTATTCAGTACACCAACCCAGATTCAGGGTTTTATTGGCTCagtttattctctttatttattgatcAGCTGGAATGTCCAGCTGTGGTCCAGTGTGCACTGAACCTTTGTTTACTTTGTATgagttttgaaagaaaaaaaatgttgttaaatCATCTTGAACAGAAACCACTAAGCTCTGGTCTTTCACCTGGTTTATTATACACAGCTTTAATTATTATGTgttcacagacaaaaaaaaaactattgtaGATAAATTATTTGGTTGTGATTTGAGATACCTGATCTTAAAATACATAAGGCAATGTGTTCATCAGTGGCAGATCAAATGCCGTCGTGAACAAAGACACATGAAAGTTTGAGATATATCTTATATTTTTTGATTAAATGATGATGACGATTATAATTATGATGACAATCCTCTAACAAAAGAACTGCCATTAAAGATCGTGGTTGCACAGAAAACAGGGTTTACATAATCAGAAACATACGTTAACATGTTTCATGTAATGAGAATATGATTTGACCGTTTCTGTAACtttcacaattttatttatctgtatctGTCCGGTTTGTTTTGTGCAATCCCATACCCTCCTCTCCTTGGTGACTATAGGACAAGTATTGTAGTGCTCACAATGagattttaatacaaaaattttTGTCACTGCTGGAACTGTACTCACTTTGTTTTATAGAACACCAGtctcaaataatttttttaacaatgtcCAGTTTTTACATGTGATAGCAAAATTAGGCTGAAAACTATTCAATGTAAACCTAGAGTGTAAAAAGCCACCAGTGGGAGAACAGTATGGGATTAGACAAAATTTGACAGATGGCTACAAATAAAGTAGTGACAATGGTGCAAAGAAACCCATAATTTAATCTCATTTAATAAACCTGACTGAAAATAGGGTTGATTAAATAATAATCCAACTGCAATTTAATTTAAAGGCATTATGCACACTTTCATATATGTACCTACTAACTTATTTAAGCGTAACGCAGTATTTGCTAGTTTCAGACAGGATCTCAGTGGACAGCCAATATATTCCCATATTTCCATTCACTGTAATAAAGCTGTTGTCATATCCATGTTACAGTAAGAGGACTGATGTGCTCTGTTTGCATTCAGCAGTAAACGTGATCCGATGCCCGGTTTGTCATCAGGAGTGTATGGAAGTCGAGGTCTTGGATAACTTCTTTGCCAAGGACACTATGGAGGTGCCAAGCAGCACCGTGGAGAAGACGAGTCAGGTACAAATCTCTGATGTCGCTGAGATTAGAAACAGTTCTAAAGAGTAAATAACATCATGGCCTGTAATAAGATCACCTTGTATTCcaccattcttttttttctgtcatctaGACATAGGGTTAGACATTCAGTTTAGTTCAGTTTCATTAATATACTTCTTTCAACAATAGACttggtcacaaagcagctttacagaacgcCATGTGTTGTTCTAGTTCCCTAACATGCAAGCCAGAAGCAAGAGTGACTAGGGGTGGAAAAGGCTGAACCTTTACATTTTTAGAAACTTTCCAAGGGAACTTCATTTGGggaatattgtaaatattccaAGTTGGAAACTTACCAGGAATGTATGGGTATTTCtgtaaattaatttgaaattatttaaacTGTATTGCATACaaacttaaatataaacattttgttttgacaTAAGCTGACATGGATGCaatctaaaaatctaaaaaagacattttcacaACATCGGATGAGGTGAAATGTATCCACAcatgagatggtgtgtgtggcaTAGTTCTATAGAATAAAATTGGAAAAAAGCTTGAAAAGCACTTATGCAATTCTATGCTcagatatataaattattagtTGAGtaattggaatttttttttagaataaaacacattttactaTTGAtggaaatgaatagaaataggcaagataaataaatactccTCAATCAGCATGCTTGCTAAAACAAACTATAACCTAGTTTATTCAAAGGTTTGGACACATTacaattgtttgtttttgaaagcAGTATCTGAAACTTTGagcatgataaaaaaatatatatattgtgaaatattattacattttaaaatgtaacttttataAAGCAAGGAATCCTGAAAtaatttataacagtttataaaacaGTTATGAGGAGTACAACAACTTTTTTGACAGATTATTTTACACTGAAGACTGGTGTAATTCGAGGTAATGGCTGATGAAAATTCAGCTTTGCATCAAAGAAATACATTATATTTGAAAGTATATTAAGTCTGTCAATCAGTATATCAAATTTTTGATACACAAACCCTAAGTGTGACGAGGAAAAGCTCCCTTTAGATGACATGAGAGACAAActttgagagaaaccagactctcATGTGAACTCCTTCTCTTTTAGTTTACGGAAGTGTGATTGAGTCACTTAATGCTGTAAAATCAGAGCTGGGTGTGTCGAAAGGATCCACACGATTAAGGTTGTTTGAGTTCCTTAATGTTTGAATGGTCCTCGAAATCCTAAGATAAGTCATTCAAAGATAGTAAGTACTTCAGCACCTTGCTTTATAGTATATTTAATGATCATTGGCTACATCAGGCAAAGAAATGCAATCAAATGTCTTGGTGGAACACTGTATTGTCTATCACATGAACCTTGTTTTCAAGcatttgataaataaaatacatggttagaaaaaaataaacatctggCATGAGAAATATCAATATCTAATGTTTATAACAAGCCAAACAACATGATTCTATCAGACTCTATAGTATCTATAGTAACTTATTCACTGAGGAATGGATGAGACTTTGAACTTACTGAGAACAGCTTATGCCCGTTCTAACAGGTTATCCACATGAGACCATCCACAGCTATCTCACTGCaatctttttatttgtgaaCATCAGAACGCCGTCATGCTTTTCTGTGAAGAAACGGGTAATTTTCATTgtgtgaatttgtttttttttctcaaactaTTTTTTTCTCACGTTACTCAGACACATCTAATTCACTATTGTCTGTAAATCGTAATCCATTTTTAACATCCCAGCTTaacaaaacacagcacagaTAGGGTTAATGTACGTAATGGTACGTAATATGAAGGTTATAGAGAGACAATACTTCTCCAATAATCTTCCCTAGTACTGTTTTAAAAGTTTAACGCTTGATCGTACACCAGTCAGTTACATCATGATTGCATGCTGCATGTCATAAATTGCTACATGATGCATCTCCTTTTATTCCTTTACTGGTTCAGTAAATATAGTGAACAAAGGTCTTTGTTTCAGTTGATTGTAAATACACATTACCTTTGCTATCATATAAAGTTTTGAGACGAGTGAGACCAATAGAACTGTCTGTCTAAGGTGTCCTTTCAATATATATGATGGCAGGTTAAGAAAAACTTCTGTAACTCCACAGTCGTCTTGGCTTACCAAAGCAAGTACAACTTTCAGAGCAAGGTGGCTAACAGAGTGGTTCTGCATCTAAATGGCCAGACCCCCCTTTTTTAAACCCAGTATACTTATTACAAATGTTCAATTTAGGAGTTTActttacattgtgtgttttttcagatGTATATTTCTTTGAATGAGCCTTCCCTGGGTAAGGATCATCAGGTTTTCATGTCCAGCTGAATGAAAAGCATTTATAAAAAGCAGATAGTTCTGTTGTGTGATTTAAGAAATGATAAGAGTGTAACCTCATCACATGAAAAAACCTCTCAGACTTCAGcgcaagctttttttttcctcctgtgcAGACAGAAGTGCAGTAATGTTCCACTGTAGCACCTCAAAAACTCCTATGTTCTTTTTGTATTGCTTTACCTGCTAATGGTTCATTCGTCCTGTTTTTGCGTTCAGCTGTGTATGAGCTGTGACGACAACACCGAGGCAACCGGTTTCTGTGTGGAGTGCGTGGAGTTCCTGTGTGTCACCTGCATCGAGGCTCACCAGCGTGTAAAGTTCACTAGAGACCATACCATCAGGCAAATGGAGGAGATGTCTTCAGGTAACAGAAATGTCTTCATAAATGCAGAATTGAATAAGTGCATGAAGAGAATAACATTATGAAAATGAAGAAGTTGAACTGTACTTTATTCCAGGAATAAAGCAGGATGGTGCTACCAGCCCAGAGTTGActgttactttatttatttattttttaaatctctcttGAACTTAAAGACTTGACTCCGCTTATTGCATCACATGGTCAGATTTTGACGTTTTGCTTTTTCTCTTGTATTATATTCTATATAGTTCAGAAACTACACAATgtccttttatttaaatatttttttctttttttctttaaaaaactaagattacattacaaaatacTTGTGTACAGCTGGTCTCTTTCTACAAACTGATCTGATGAGGCCTGTGTctgtgggcctttttacacctggtcacttcatatGTTTTCTccgatccgatagctatctgatttgttaaaactgttccatttacattaggccacttaaatgcgtcttggcgaatcggataccaatccgatctttctactcccgcccaaaatgcaaatatattttacctcatttccggggttattgaaatggaacatgctttggtgtatgtggttttcagaatgcaatcaaaaagaagacgaaaaaatttatgacggttatgctacaaaaaacggCATTTACTGTTtcctgcattttcgctggtggcagcagtgcgttttaagacccaacgagacacctgggtaaAAGATcacttccatttgggaggagtatagtgctgacgtatgtggcttgaacaaccacaagcatttacacctgtccagtttcatctgaaatgtgtcccagaccacctcctgaagtggtttgaacgatcggatttatatctgtctcgaaaacgtttcggagggcatttagacctggtctttttacgatcggatagctattggatcacagaaaacgcatgaagtgaccaggtgtaaaaagcccctgtTTTACTGCATTGCAGTACTATTCAACCTTTTCCAATCAAAATCCCATAAGTAATGTTGTAGCAGACAGTTTAGGCAAGATTAAAAAGTAAGTAAAAATATGGCTTTGCAATTCTGGTGAAATATAGTGTTGCTTTCTTGTCGTTGAAAACAATGATCTTGGCTGAGGAAAAACAAATTCCCCTTTTCtctcatgtttttgtttgtttccttgaATTTAGCCGCATCACAGTTCAGCAGGTTTTCCCAGACCCCTATACACATGTAATTTTTAAGATAATGATTacagtttgttttcttttgtcattAACAGAAGCAATGGGTGCTTCCACACAAAAACCAGTTTTCTGTGAGGTCCACAAGCAAGAGCCTCTGAAGTTGTTTTGTGAAACTTGTGATCGTCTCACCTGCAGAGATTGTCAGTTactcaaacacaaggaccataAGTAATTACTCCAGAATTCCTTGTTTCTTCAGTGATAGCATTTACAAagtgatatatatttttaaaaaaaacctgacccTGTTGACTTGCTTCACCTTGAAGCTACCAGTTTCTGGAGGATGCATATAGGAACCACAGGGAACACCTAGAGAAGATGACGGGTCAACTTCAGGAAAAACGGAAGGCCATCGGGGATGTGTCCGACACTATAAATAATGGGTTAAGTACATTTCCGGAATACAACCATGTGTAGTGAAGTGATGCAGTGTTTCTCTTGTAAGATCAGTCTTACTTagtgtttattttcctttttttacagTCTTCAGCAAGTGGATGAAAACCGCAAGACTGTCACCAATGAGATTAAAAAGGCCATCTGCAATCTAATtatggaaataaacagaaaagggAAGATCTTAATCAACCAGCTGGAGGTACTagcaaaataatttttgaaGTAATTTATgacacgtgtatgtgtgtgttttatatatatatatatatatatatatatatatatatatatatattacactgctcaaaaaaaataaagggtcCAACTTTGTAATGtccttaaaacaagtcaaaatgaggctcagtagtgtgtgtgtggccgcCACGTGCCTGTATGGCCTCCCAACAACGCctgggcatgctcctgatgagGATCTCCTGGGggatctcctcccagacctggactAAAGCATCCGCCAACCCCTAGACAGTCTGTGGTGCAATGTGGCATTGGTGGATGGAGTGAGATATGATGTGctcaattggattcaggtctggggaacgGGCGGGCCAGTCCATAGCATCAATGCTTTCGTCTTGCAGGAACTGCTGACACACTCCAGTGACATGAGGTCTAGCATGGTCTTGCATTAGGAGGAACCCAGGGCCAACCATACTggcataaatatattatttatattatgacTTACAGCTGATTTGAAGTATTAATTTAAAGGCTCAATAAAAGGCATTTTGGCCGAAATGAGTGATTGCCccacaatttatttaatatttaaaactgatttaaaaggtttttttttgtttgtggtaaACACACATGCTACAGATGAGGTAGACACAGGTTTAATACAGTTTGAATATTAATTTAACAGGAGTTACAATGTTTATTCaatcattttatccatttaggcACTGACAAAGGACCATGAAATGGTGCTGAAGAAACAGCAGGAAGACATCTCCACCCTCACCAAGCATCTTGATCATGTGATTGGCTTCACAAAATGGGCGACGGCCAGTAACAGTGGCACTGCACTTCTGTACTGTAAACGGCTGGTAAGAGTTTTCCTCCTCAGTCAGACATGAATACTCTGTTGATTTTCTCATTGTGAGGTTGCTGATGGAGAAATAATTTTTCTGTTCTCAGATCTTGTATCAAATCCAGTACCTTCTCCGAGCAAAGTGCAATACCTCATACGTTCCTCAGAGTTCAGTTCGCTTCCAGTGCCGGGCTGCTTTTTGGGCTTCAAATGTTGACCTTGGTAAGACTGAGATCAGTTCTCATGGCAAACTTTGTGGTATCATGGTGACTGTAATCAAACTTCCTTTACAGTTAATCAGTCTTTGACAGTTTGACTGATTAGCTCCTGCATTATGGACCTAATCAGGAACCATACGAACTACTTTTGTGTTTAAACTGAAGGAATTTTACGGAAAAAGTTGCAACATTGCATATGGTATCCATTAGTATGTTCAGTATGTAGTTGCTTATATTTGCCATTATAATCCTAAAAGTAAGCCCGAGCAATTGCATGCATTTCTTTCAGGTTCTCTGGTGGTAGAGAAAAGTTCAGCTCGGCAGCCGAGTGGCCCCCAGCCGTTTCCTTTCCAGCAGATGAACCCTGGCCCCAGAGGCGATGGGCCCCCTATGGCCCTGACTGGTTCTCAGGCTCAGCAGCCCAGGCAGAGTACACTGGCCCAGCTGCAAATGCAGGTGGAGAAACTTGCTCAGCAGCCAAATCGACACGTATCTCCCAATCACTGGTCTTGGGGGATGCGCCATCCAGGGCAACCCACTCGTCCAATGCAGGGAGGGTCACCTTCCCAGAATTTAACTGGCATGCCCCAGCAGGCTTGGAGGTATGGCAACCCGCACATTAATACGAGAAGTCCCCCAACTCTCATCCAGAACTCTGGCATCCCACAACAGGTAAAGGTGTGAGAAAGCTCCAATACTCTAATACTTAAACTAATGATGAGACTATAagcttttgtttgcttttttatgttGTGCAGTGTAATTAATTTCTTAATTgcagtatataaatattcatttaaaatgctgTGTAAGGCTAAaccatgcatttattttttcagactTTGAGGGGTCTCATCAACAGTTCTAACTTCCCTCCCAAACCAATGGAATTGCTGCAAGGACCCTCTCGCTACACCCAGAATGCACCTCATCACAACTCTGGTCCTCTCACATCTCAGGCTTCTTATATGCAGGTAGGTATGACTGTTGGGGTTCTGGGTAAATTGGGCAAAAGTGAGAGgataatcattttcattttgcaATGTCTTCTCCTTTAGCAGAGGAACATGATGGATGCCACATACCTCAGCAGGAGAAATGACCCTGCTGCTTCCATGTCGGTGTCTGGCCC encodes the following:
- the LOC113645710 gene encoding aldo-keto reductase family 1 member D1 isoform X2, translating into MELTAENHSVTMSNGLKIPLIGIGTYGDPGTTPKGTTYNAVKLAIEVGYRHIDGALVYFNEHEVGQAIRDKIAEGIVKREDIFYCGKLWNTFHPPELVRPALERTLQALQLDYVDLYIIELPIAFKPGDTFYPKDENGKCIYHESDLCATWEALEACKDAGLVKSLGVSNFNKRQLELILNKPGLKYKPVSNQIECHPYFTQPKMMDFCKQNEIIIVGYSPLGSSRDPSWVNLKCPPLLEDKILVSIAKKYKKTTAQVVLRFNVQRGVVVIPKSFSPEHIKKNFEVE